In Roseiconus lacunae, one genomic interval encodes:
- a CDS encoding zinc-dependent metalloprotease, with the protein MKNCVAAIAVLFSSVGAIERAGAADLPPFDKVSADFQAVSVSDQQDRKGFFNVWERKKDAQLLAELPKNFASKSYFVALTLSSGDKYAGLQSGELVVKWRQYDNRLALIAPNLSIRATGDAESKASVKRLFTDQVLLDIPVLAKGPTGGPVIDLDSLLINNAGTFYGRSVRISNPRITSIESVKVFPSNVEVAVEIVGASGRFQTLHYSFSEVPSPSSGFKPRVADQRVGYFTTTYTDLSKYTDDETRVRYINRWNLQKRDSKLKLSPPKEPIIFYVEHTAPVRYRRWIKAGIDYWNKAFEKVGIVDAIEVRYQDAESGAHMEKDPEDIRYNFVRWLNNDVGTAIGPSRVHPMTGEILDADIILTDGWIRHFNFNYDDLMPRLAMEGVSPETLAWLSEHPSWDPRVRMTSPSKVAQVREQIAREARQPYAGYAMAAADSTLIGDDEYDGLIGHISQKNGMCMAAGARSLDLAIARMDWALALLDDKPKVDDEKEKDKEDAEKEDDESSDEKSKEEEKDDAEKDDSDKGDSSDDKTADSKDDSSDDNKDDEKDDSDMLDGMPDWFVGPLLADLVAHEVGHTIGLRHNFKGSALYTLDEINSEEVKGKKTFTASVMDYTPINFRYESGDVQGDYGMIDIGPYDYWAIEYGYSFDDKKLPELLKRCVEPELQYATDEDTSGPDPLARRYDFAKDPLDYAEEQMRLVKLYRTRILDKFVKEGDTWAKARRGYELTLSLQTRAASMMANWVGGAFVNRDKKGDPGDRSPVQVVPAEQQRAAIQFVIDNTFNDAAFGLTPKLLERMTSERWLDGSGHFGSSGEATWPVHDRVLGLQSSALTWLMSPTTLRRVYDNEMRLPADADAVTLPELLDTISEAAWTEIEAECPDGRNNRQPMITSLRRNLQKEHTQRLIDLLLEKNNNTAAYKPITDLARMELVDLQKEIEERLKTCEKKMDAYSRAHLNETAMRIGQALQAGFTYNSGAGASGGRILILGETPAE; encoded by the coding sequence ATGAAAAACTGCGTTGCTGCTATCGCTGTGCTGTTTTCTTCGGTCGGCGCGATCGAACGCGCCGGCGCAGCCGACCTGCCTCCTTTTGATAAGGTCTCGGCGGACTTTCAGGCCGTCAGTGTGTCTGATCAACAAGACCGCAAGGGCTTCTTTAACGTTTGGGAGCGAAAGAAGGATGCCCAGCTGCTTGCCGAATTACCGAAGAACTTTGCCTCCAAAAGTTACTTTGTCGCGCTGACACTCAGCAGCGGGGACAAATATGCCGGCCTGCAATCGGGAGAGTTGGTGGTCAAATGGCGGCAGTATGACAATCGTCTGGCGTTGATCGCACCGAACCTGTCGATCCGCGCGACCGGTGACGCCGAATCAAAGGCCTCCGTCAAGCGATTGTTCACCGATCAAGTTCTCCTGGACATCCCCGTGCTGGCCAAAGGCCCAACCGGTGGTCCGGTGATCGACTTGGATTCACTGTTGATCAACAACGCGGGGACGTTCTACGGCCGCAGCGTGCGGATTTCGAATCCACGAATCACCTCGATCGAATCGGTCAAAGTGTTTCCTTCGAATGTCGAAGTCGCAGTTGAAATCGTCGGAGCATCCGGTCGATTCCAAACTTTGCACTATAGCTTCAGCGAAGTGCCCAGCCCCAGCAGCGGGTTCAAACCGCGTGTCGCCGATCAACGAGTCGGCTATTTCACGACGACCTACACGGACCTTAGCAAGTACACCGACGACGAGACTCGAGTTCGCTATATCAACCGCTGGAATCTGCAAAAGCGTGATTCCAAGTTGAAGCTGAGCCCGCCGAAGGAGCCGATCATCTTTTACGTCGAGCACACCGCACCGGTGCGTTACCGACGTTGGATCAAGGCCGGTATCGATTACTGGAACAAGGCGTTCGAAAAAGTTGGCATCGTCGACGCGATCGAGGTTCGATACCAGGACGCCGAAAGTGGTGCCCACATGGAAAAGGATCCCGAGGACATCCGCTACAACTTCGTCCGTTGGTTGAACAACGATGTTGGGACCGCGATCGGTCCGAGCCGCGTGCATCCGATGACTGGCGAAATCCTTGACGCCGACATCATCCTGACCGACGGATGGATCCGGCACTTCAATTTCAACTATGACGATTTGATGCCGCGACTGGCGATGGAAGGGGTCAGTCCGGAAACGCTCGCATGGCTGAGCGAACATCCGTCGTGGGATCCACGCGTTCGGATGACGTCGCCATCAAAGGTCGCCCAGGTCCGCGAGCAAATCGCCAGAGAAGCTCGTCAGCCCTACGCCGGCTACGCCATGGCTGCCGCCGATTCGACCTTAATCGGCGACGACGAATACGATGGATTGATCGGCCACATCAGCCAAAAGAATGGCATGTGCATGGCCGCCGGGGCCCGTTCGTTGGACTTGGCCATCGCCCGTATGGATTGGGCGCTCGCGTTGCTCGACGATAAACCCAAAGTCGATGACGAGAAGGAAAAGGACAAGGAAGACGCCGAGAAAGAAGACGACGAATCGTCTGATGAGAAGTCCAAAGAAGAAGAAAAAGACGACGCGGAGAAAGACGATTCGGACAAGGGGGATTCCTCTGACGACAAGACCGCCGATAGCAAAGACGACTCCTCCGACGATAATAAGGACGACGAAAAGGACGATTCCGATATGCTCGACGGAATGCCCGATTGGTTCGTCGGCCCACTGTTGGCAGATCTCGTCGCCCACGAAGTCGGACATACGATCGGCTTGCGTCACAACTTCAAAGGCTCGGCGCTATATACCCTCGACGAAATCAACAGCGAAGAAGTCAAAGGTAAAAAAACTTTCACCGCATCGGTGATGGACTACACGCCGATCAACTTCCGCTACGAAAGTGGCGACGTTCAGGGTGATTACGGCATGATCGACATCGGCCCCTACGACTACTGGGCGATCGAATATGGCTACTCATTCGATGACAAGAAGTTGCCCGAACTACTCAAGCGTTGTGTCGAACCGGAATTGCAATACGCAACCGATGAAGACACCAGCGGCCCAGATCCGCTCGCACGTCGTTATGACTTTGCCAAAGATCCGCTCGACTACGCCGAAGAGCAGATGCGATTGGTGAAGCTTTATCGCACCCGAATCTTGGACAAGTTTGTCAAGGAAGGCGACACTTGGGCCAAAGCACGTCGGGGTTATGAATTGACATTGTCACTGCAAACCCGTGCGGCAAGCATGATGGCCAATTGGGTCGGCGGGGCATTCGTCAATCGTGATAAGAAAGGTGATCCCGGCGATCGCTCTCCCGTACAAGTTGTTCCTGCCGAACAACAACGTGCGGCGATTCAGTTCGTCATCGACAATACGTTTAACGACGCCGCCTTCGGATTGACGCCGAAATTGCTCGAACGAATGACGTCCGAGCGTTGGCTCGATGGCAGCGGACACTTCGGCTCAAGTGGCGAAGCGACTTGGCCGGTTCACGACCGTGTGCTCGGCCTGCAATCGTCCGCCCTGACGTGGTTGATGAGTCCGACCACGTTGCGCCGGGTCTACGACAACGAGATGCGATTGCCTGCCGACGCCGACGCGGTCACGTTGCCCGAATTGCTCGACACGATCAGTGAAGCGGCGTGGACGGAAATTGAAGCCGAGTGTCCGGATGGGCGAAATAATCGTCAGCCGATGATCACTTCGTTGCGACGGAACTTGCAGAAGGAACACACGCAGCGTTTGATCGATTTGTTGCTTGAGAAAAACAACAACACCGCGGCCTATAAACCCATCACTGATTTGGCCCGGATGGAGCTAGTTGACTTGCAGAAGGAGATCGAAGAGCGATTGAAAACCTGCGAGAAGAAGATGGATGCGTACTCGCGAGCCCACTTGAACGAAACCGCGATGCGGATCGGACAAGCGCTTCAAGCTGGATTCACGTACAACTCCGGGGCCGGTGCCTCGGGGGGACGAATCCTGATCCTTGGCGAAACGCCCGCGGAATAG
- the cls gene encoding cardiolipin synthase, producing MNPIEIAQSLSWTTVTSLMVFGIEAIAIASALHAIWYVRTTQAAIAWVVVLISLPIVSIPLYWVFGRYRFSGYRESIRDVGVKHKQSVAAVKRELRTDPGVRSTDLSTPLETVADVLDTPICDHNEASLLIDGETFYASMINEIGKARRYVYLEFYIIRDDPIGNRVADALIERAKHGVTVRFLYDNIGSIGLSRHYIQRLTDAGIDVRAFDSPTLFTTRFQVNFRNHRKLVVVDGKTSIVGGLNIGKEYTGDAGWTDRWRDTAVLLDGPVTRKVQAVFAGDYYWAARQDIPEAEWQPAEDPDALPSNDRPTKPRSSSGGRAAICATGPADDQPRATMMFASIAASAKKRLWITTPYLVPDETTQVSLAMARARGVDVRILIPSIADHYSVFLSGFHYERELMNAGVRVGRYREGLMHQKCWLVDDKLAMIGSTNLDNRSLHLNFEMMVAVECPRFVAAVEDMLREDFAFATWPNPETPAAHPWLTKAGRIVARLFSPIL from the coding sequence ATGAATCCGATTGAGATCGCCCAATCGTTGTCCTGGACCACGGTGACTTCGCTGATGGTCTTCGGTATCGAAGCGATCGCCATCGCATCGGCGTTACACGCGATTTGGTACGTCCGCACCACCCAAGCCGCGATCGCTTGGGTCGTCGTTCTAATTTCGCTGCCGATCGTCAGCATCCCGCTGTATTGGGTCTTTGGTAGGTACCGGTTCTCTGGCTATCGAGAATCCATTCGCGACGTAGGTGTTAAACACAAACAAAGCGTCGCGGCGGTGAAACGTGAACTGCGGACCGACCCCGGCGTGAGGTCGACGGACCTTTCGACACCGCTTGAAACGGTCGCCGATGTGCTCGACACCCCGATCTGCGATCACAACGAAGCATCGCTGCTGATCGACGGTGAAACGTTTTACGCGTCGATGATCAATGAAATAGGCAAAGCTCGGCGCTACGTTTATCTTGAGTTCTACATCATTCGCGACGATCCGATCGGAAACCGCGTCGCCGACGCTTTAATCGAACGGGCCAAGCACGGTGTCACGGTTCGATTCTTGTATGACAACATCGGTAGCATCGGCTTGTCGCGCCATTACATCCAGCGATTGACCGATGCGGGCATCGACGTCCGTGCGTTCGACTCACCGACCTTGTTCACGACGCGGTTTCAAGTCAACTTTCGCAACCACCGAAAACTGGTGGTTGTCGACGGTAAAACATCGATTGTCGGTGGACTTAATATTGGCAAGGAGTACACCGGCGATGCCGGCTGGACCGATCGATGGCGTGATACAGCGGTGCTGCTCGATGGCCCCGTGACACGCAAAGTCCAAGCCGTATTTGCGGGTGACTATTACTGGGCCGCACGCCAGGATATCCCCGAAGCGGAATGGCAGCCCGCCGAGGATCCGGATGCACTGCCGTCCAATGACCGGCCAACGAAACCCCGATCGTCATCAGGCGGACGAGCGGCGATCTGTGCGACCGGTCCCGCCGACGACCAGCCACGGGCGACGATGATGTTTGCGTCCATCGCCGCCTCGGCGAAGAAGCGATTATGGATCACGACACCCTACTTAGTTCCCGACGAAACCACGCAGGTTAGCCTCGCGATGGCCCGGGCCCGCGGCGTTGACGTTCGAATCTTGATTCCATCGATCGCAGACCACTACAGCGTCTTCCTGTCCGGATTTCACTACGAACGCGAATTGATGAATGCGGGGGTACGCGTCGGGCGATACCGCGAAGGCCTGATGCACCAAAAGTGCTGGCTGGTCGACGATAAGCTGGCGATGATTGGGTCGACCAATCTGGACAACCGTTCGCTGCATCTAAATTTTGAAATGATGGTGGCCGTCGAGTGTCCGCGGTTCGTCGCCGCCGTCGAGGACATGCTGCGAGAAGACTTTGCGTTCGCGACTTGGCCAAATCCGGAAACGCCGGCGGCCCACCCTTGGTTAACAAAGGCGGGCCGCATCGTGGCTCGGTTGTTCAGCCCGATCCTATGA